In the genome of Chryseobacterium arthrosphaerae, one region contains:
- the hutI gene encoding imidazolonepropionase: MKLIGPFRQVVTLANLPLRGKLTDEQLEVIADGGIVVADNTIQKTGNFETLKTENPGIEIETIEGDQVILPAFVDSHTHICFGGNRANDFAMRNAGKTYLEIAESGGGIWSSVQHTRNASEEELLKILLERIGFLVDLGITTIEVKSGYGLDVENELKMLRIIKKAQESTEATLVPTCLSAHLKPRDFEGNNPEYLDYILTEILPKVKEEDLAKRVDIFIEKSAFQPEESKEFLLKTKDLGFEITVHADQFTPGSSRIAVEVGAKSADHLEATVDEDIEFLAESDTVATALPGASLGLGEKFTPARKLLDAGAIVAIASDWNPGSAPMGNLITQASILATFQKLTTAEVLAGMTFRAAYALNLEDRGKLEPGKKADFVTFKTNNFQNVLYSQGSLKAEHVYINGNRID, translated from the coding sequence ATGAAATTAATAGGACCATTCAGGCAGGTTGTGACACTTGCCAACTTACCATTAAGAGGAAAACTTACTGACGAACAACTGGAAGTGATTGCCGACGGAGGAATTGTAGTTGCCGATAATACCATTCAGAAAACCGGAAATTTTGAAACATTAAAGACAGAAAATCCTGGAATAGAAATCGAAACAATTGAAGGAGATCAGGTTATTCTTCCTGCTTTTGTAGATTCACATACCCATATCTGCTTCGGAGGAAACAGGGCGAATGATTTTGCAATGCGTAATGCAGGGAAAACCTATCTGGAAATTGCAGAAAGCGGTGGTGGCATCTGGAGCTCTGTACAGCATACCAGGAATGCATCGGAGGAAGAACTGCTGAAAATATTATTGGAAAGAATCGGTTTCCTTGTTGATCTTGGAATTACCACGATTGAAGTAAAAAGCGGTTATGGCCTGGATGTGGAAAACGAACTGAAAATGCTCCGCATCATCAAAAAGGCACAGGAATCTACTGAAGCTACTTTAGTTCCGACCTGTCTTTCCGCTCATTTAAAACCAAGAGATTTTGAAGGAAATAACCCTGAATATTTAGATTACATTCTTACGGAGATTTTACCGAAAGTAAAAGAAGAAGATCTGGCTAAGCGTGTGGATATCTTTATTGAGAAATCAGCATTTCAGCCTGAAGAAAGTAAAGAATTTTTACTTAAAACTAAAGATTTAGGTTTTGAGATTACTGTTCATGCAGACCAGTTTACACCGGGAAGTTCCAGAATCGCCGTAGAAGTTGGAGCAAAATCTGCAGACCATCTTGAGGCAACCGTTGATGAAGATATAGAGTTCTTGGCAGAATCCGATACAGTAGCAACAGCACTTCCGGGAGCAAGCTTAGGATTGGGCGAAAAATTTACACCGGCAAGGAAATTATTGGATGCCGGAGCAATCGTAGCCATTGCCAGTGACTGGAATCCGGGATCTGCCCCGATGGGAAATCTGATTACCCAGGCCTCTATTCTGGCTACTTTCCAGAAGCTGACTACTGCTGAAGTATTGGCCGGGATGACTTTCCGTGCGGCCTATGCCCTTAATCTGGAAGACAGAGGAAAACTGGAACCGGGTAAGAAAGCTGATTTTGTAACTTTCAAAACCAATAACTTCCAGAATGTACTGTACAGCCAGGGAAGCCTTAAAGCTGAACATGTTTATATTAACGGAAACCGTATTGATTAA
- the hutG gene encoding formimidoylglutamase, which yields MFQNIWQGRLDGEELLFHRLFQRVKEEQNYDNISTDDFVLHGFAVDEGVRRNKGRLGAKDAPDIIRKNMSNFPVIFPDFSMLDFGNITCEDGNLENTQNNLAKNVSKVLLKGGKSLVLGGGHEVTYAHYLGIKTAFPEQKIGIINIDAHFDNRQPEKGVGPSSGTGFWQIAQEGPINSLHIGIQRNSNTLKLFDTAHQYGMKYILADELFFENLASIYQRIDDLLNSVDFAYLTICMDVFNASIAPGVSASAYNGIFADATFMHFYRHILKNKKLVALDVAEVNPSFDLQDRTARLAACLVNEWLMI from the coding sequence ATGTTTCAGAATATTTGGCAGGGTAGATTAGATGGAGAAGAACTTCTTTTCCACAGGCTATTTCAGAGAGTAAAGGAAGAACAGAATTACGATAATATTTCAACGGACGATTTCGTATTGCATGGTTTTGCGGTAGATGAAGGAGTGAGGAGAAATAAAGGCCGTCTGGGAGCAAAAGATGCCCCGGATATCATCAGGAAAAACATGTCAAATTTTCCGGTTATTTTTCCTGACTTTTCAATGCTGGATTTTGGAAACATTACCTGTGAAGACGGCAACCTGGAAAATACCCAGAACAACCTTGCCAAAAATGTCTCAAAAGTACTTTTAAAAGGAGGAAAATCTCTTGTTTTAGGAGGCGGACACGAAGTGACTTATGCTCATTATTTAGGCATTAAAACAGCCTTTCCGGAACAAAAGATCGGAATTATCAATATTGATGCCCACTTTGACAACAGGCAGCCGGAAAAAGGAGTAGGGCCGAGCTCAGGAACGGGATTCTGGCAGATTGCTCAGGAAGGACCGATCAATTCCCTTCACATCGGGATCCAGAGAAATTCAAACACCCTGAAACTTTTTGATACGGCCCATCAGTATGGGATGAAATATATCCTGGCAGATGAATTGTTTTTCGAGAACCTCGCATCCATTTATCAGCGTATTGATGATCTGCTCAACTCCGTAGATTTTGCTTATCTCACCATTTGTATGGATGTTTTTAATGCTTCTATCGCTCCGGGGGTTTCCGCTTCAGCATATAATGGTATCTTTGCAGACGCAACCTTTATGCATTTTTACAGACATATCTTAAAAAATAAAAAACTGGTTGCGCTGGATGTCGCTGAGGTGAACCCGTCATTTGACCTTCAGGACAGGACGGCAAGACTGGCAGCATGTCTGGTAAATGAATGGCTGATGATTTAA
- a CDS encoding acyl carrier protein: protein MSDIASRVKAIIADKLDVEETEVTPEASFTNDLGADSLDTVELIMEFEKEFNIQIPDDQAEKITTVGHAIAYIEEVVNK, encoded by the coding sequence ATGTCAGACATTGCATCAAGAGTAAAAGCTATCATCGCTGATAAGCTTGACGTTGAAGAAACAGAAGTAACTCCTGAAGCTAGCTTCACTAACGATTTAGGAGCTGATTCACTAGATACAGTTGAGTTAATCATGGAATTTGAAAAAGAATTTAACATTCAGATCCCTGATGACCAAGCTGAAAAAATTACTACTGTAGGACACGCTATCGCTTACATCGAAGAAGTAGTAAATAAATAA
- a CDS encoding DUF695 domain-containing protein, giving the protein MEEKENKQKLDYKEFWDWFVTMEKNFYHVVKEGGQESIEKDFFDVISPKLRQVNEGYYFLAGMFDHSTAELIITVEGQIKNIVFAEELIAAAPVLEHWKFTALKPAMDVNKVNITMDGYQFTKDNIFFYSREQEKYPDEIDLVFVYDGNAENKNAITTGVCIFLDSFLGELNFATQIDTFTVVGKEHAEKELVPVEKLKDFLSWREREFTEKYKSVKRAEAEDEFSILRAQLDNERPLIACMNLPLLQFDAKASYPWISVIKAHYNGDNNDGLPEKEDFEKLSDIEDKAVEELKEAGYLYIGRESADNVKESFFAGKDFRQIAKVFQKIKQSNPEYQMSFRIFKDKYWQFFEYYNNAV; this is encoded by the coding sequence ATGGAAGAAAAAGAGAATAAACAAAAGCTGGATTATAAAGAATTTTGGGACTGGTTTGTAACGATGGAAAAAAACTTTTATCATGTCGTTAAAGAAGGTGGTCAGGAATCCATTGAGAAGGACTTTTTTGATGTCATTTCTCCTAAACTCAGACAGGTCAATGAAGGATATTATTTCCTGGCAGGAATGTTCGATCATTCCACTGCAGAGCTGATTATTACCGTTGAAGGGCAAATAAAGAATATTGTTTTTGCCGAAGAACTTATTGCAGCAGCTCCGGTACTGGAACACTGGAAATTTACAGCGCTAAAGCCGGCAATGGATGTCAATAAAGTGAATATCACGATGGATGGTTATCAGTTTACCAAAGACAATATCTTCTTCTATTCCAGGGAGCAGGAAAAATATCCGGATGAAATTGATCTTGTCTTTGTGTACGATGGAAATGCCGAAAACAAAAATGCCATTACAACGGGAGTCTGTATTTTTCTGGACAGCTTTTTGGGTGAACTGAATTTTGCAACACAGATTGATACCTTTACCGTGGTAGGAAAAGAGCATGCGGAGAAAGAGCTGGTTCCTGTTGAAAAACTAAAAGATTTCCTGTCATGGCGGGAGAGAGAGTTTACAGAAAAGTATAAAAGTGTAAAGAGAGCTGAAGCCGAAGATGAGTTTTCAATCCTGAGGGCTCAGCTGGATAATGAGAGACCGCTTATAGCCTGTATGAATCTTCCATTATTGCAATTTGATGCAAAAGCTTCTTATCCGTGGATTTCGGTTATTAAAGCCCATTATAACGGAGATAATAATGACGGCCTTCCTGAAAAAGAAGATTTTGAAAAGCTGAGTGATATCGAAGATAAAGCCGTTGAAGAGCTGAAAGAAGCAGGATACCTGTATATAGGAAGAGAAAGTGCAGATAATGTCAAGGAAAGCTTTTTTGCAGGAAAAGACTTCAGGCAGATTGCTAAGGTTTTCCAGAAAATAAAACAGAGCAATCCGGAATATCAAATGTCATTCAGGATTTTTAAAGATAAATACTGGCAGTTTTTTGAATATTATAATAACGCTGTATAG
- the rnc gene encoding ribonuclease III encodes MELQKYFSKFLLKKRKRQLTERDYFLSTELRKVLGTEVHNLALYREAFSLKNSSKNQDSNYERLEFLGDSVLGTIISCHLFQTYPQANEGYLTQMKSKIVNRKNLNKLGEDLKLTSLLQKQNSSSALGENISGNLFEALIGAVYLDFHYDACKKIILDKLLTPSEINKLENKIVSYKGLLLEWSQKKKVNIKYETCEEVQVNKSVVFRCHVWLGDEKIANATETSKKKAEEKAAQRAFYILNKKENILGNSKTL; translated from the coding sequence ATGGAGTTACAGAAATACTTTTCTAAATTCCTTCTCAAAAAAAGAAAAAGACAACTAACGGAGAGAGATTATTTTCTCAGTACCGAGCTCAGAAAAGTGTTAGGTACCGAGGTTCACAATCTTGCTCTTTACCGTGAAGCTTTTTCTTTAAAAAATTCTTCTAAAAATCAAGACAGCAATTACGAAAGACTTGAATTTTTAGGAGATTCTGTTTTGGGTACAATTATTTCTTGTCATTTGTTTCAGACGTATCCTCAGGCTAATGAGGGCTATCTGACTCAGATGAAATCTAAGATTGTTAATAGGAAAAACCTTAATAAATTAGGAGAAGATCTCAAGCTTACCAGTCTTTTGCAAAAGCAAAACAGTTCGTCAGCTCTTGGGGAAAATATCTCCGGAAATTTATTTGAAGCCTTAATTGGTGCCGTTTATTTAGACTTCCATTATGATGCGTGTAAAAAAATCATTCTGGATAAACTGCTGACGCCTTCTGAAATCAATAAGCTTGAAAATAAGATCGTCAGTTATAAAGGTCTTCTGCTTGAATGGAGCCAGAAAAAGAAGGTGAATATAAAGTACGAAACCTGCGAGGAGGTACAGGTCAACAAATCGGTCGTATTCAGATGTCACGTATGGTTGGGAGACGAAAAGATTGCCAACGCAACGGAGACCTCCAAGAAGAAGGCAGAGGAAAAGGCAGCACAGAGGGCATTTTATATTTTAAATAAAAAAGAAAATATACTTGGAAATTCAAAAACTTTATGA
- a CDS encoding IPExxxVDY family protein, which yields MEIQKLYDLDDIEFEDIAIGLVRLAKDIPAHEFFYKINQANNLSFSRKKDLVFHGGYYDYFFPRFEAYHKYSKTCFTFISNKSSESKQKKVQTELFTEEENIKFLLNNQVDVEYILHSSEQFPDFSVILLPENLVFPIQDYTLSSDEELYQIIQYYE from the coding sequence TTGGAAATTCAAAAACTTTATGATCTTGATGATATAGAATTTGAAGATATTGCCATAGGATTGGTAAGATTAGCAAAAGATATACCCGCTCATGAGTTTTTCTATAAAATCAATCAGGCCAACAACCTCAGTTTCTCAAGAAAAAAAGATCTTGTCTTTCACGGAGGGTATTATGATTATTTTTTTCCCAGATTTGAAGCCTACCACAAGTATTCCAAAACCTGTTTTACCTTTATTTCCAACAAATCTTCTGAAAGTAAGCAAAAAAAAGTTCAGACGGAACTCTTTACAGAAGAAGAAAATATTAAATTTTTATTAAATAATCAGGTAGATGTAGAATATATTCTGCATAGTTCGGAACAGTTTCCTGATTTTTCCGTAATTTTGCTCCCTGAAAATCTTGTGTTTCCAATTCAAGATTATACACTGAGTTCTGATGAGGAACTTTATCAAATTATCCAGTATTATGAATAA
- the fabF gene encoding beta-ketoacyl-ACP synthase II has protein sequence MELKRVVVTGFGAITPIGNNAKEYWENLVKGESGAAPITLFDATNFKTKFACEVKNFDPLQHFDKKEAKKMDRNTQLGLVAAKEAVAHSRIMEDNVDKNRVGVIWGSGIGGLETFETEVLGWANTEIPRFNPFFIPKMIADITPGHISIEYGFHGPNYTTVSACASSANAIIDSKMLIQLGKADVIVCGGSEAAVTASGVGGFNAMMALSTRNDDPKTASRPFDKDRDGFVLGEGAGCIILEEYEHAVKRGATIYAELLGGGLSADAHHMTAPHPEGLGAYLVMKSCLEDAGLTADEVDHINMHGTSTPLGDIAESNAISKLLGEHAYDIQINSTKSMTGHLLGAAGVIEAIAALGTIIHGTVPPTINHFTDDENIDSRLNFTFNTAVKKDVKVAMSNTFGFGGHNACVLFKKI, from the coding sequence ATGGAATTAAAAAGAGTAGTTGTAACCGGATTTGGAGCAATAACACCAATAGGAAATAATGCAAAAGAATACTGGGAAAATCTTGTGAAAGGTGAGAGCGGTGCCGCTCCGATTACTCTTTTTGATGCCACAAACTTTAAAACCAAGTTCGCATGTGAGGTAAAAAACTTCGATCCGTTACAGCATTTCGATAAGAAAGAGGCTAAAAAGATGGACCGAAATACCCAGCTGGGGCTTGTTGCCGCTAAAGAAGCAGTAGCACATTCCAGAATTATGGAAGACAATGTGGATAAAAACAGAGTCGGAGTAATCTGGGGTTCCGGAATCGGAGGTTTAGAGACTTTTGAAACGGAAGTGTTAGGATGGGCGAATACGGAAATTCCGAGATTCAACCCGTTCTTTATCCCAAAAATGATTGCGGATATCACTCCGGGGCACATCTCTATTGAGTACGGTTTCCATGGACCCAACTATACGACTGTATCTGCATGCGCTTCTTCAGCAAATGCTATTATTGATTCCAAAATGCTGATCCAGCTTGGAAAAGCAGATGTGATTGTATGCGGAGGCTCTGAAGCCGCTGTTACAGCAAGTGGTGTGGGTGGATTCAATGCAATGATGGCACTTTCTACAAGAAATGATGATCCGAAAACAGCTTCAAGACCTTTTGACAAAGACAGAGACGGATTTGTATTGGGTGAAGGTGCAGGATGTATCATTCTTGAGGAATATGAGCACGCCGTAAAACGTGGTGCAACAATTTATGCAGAATTATTAGGGGGAGGTCTGAGTGCCGATGCACATCACATGACAGCTCCTCATCCTGAAGGTCTTGGTGCTTATCTGGTAATGAAAAGCTGCCTGGAAGATGCCGGTTTAACTGCTGATGAAGTAGATCATATCAATATGCATGGTACTTCTACTCCATTAGGAGACATCGCAGAATCCAACGCAATTTCAAAGTTATTAGGCGAGCACGCTTACGATATTCAGATTAATTCTACAAAATCAATGACCGGTCACCTTTTGGGTGCAGCAGGTGTTATTGAAGCTATCGCTGCGTTAGGAACTATTATTCATGGTACTGTTCCTCCTACCATCAACCATTTTACTGATGATGAAAATATAGACAGCAGACTAAACTTTACGTTTAATACTGCCGTGAAGAAAGATGTAAAAGTAGCCATGAGCAATACTTTTGGATTTGGCGGGCACAACGCTTGCGTTCTATTTAAGAAAATCTAA
- the pyk gene encoding pyruvate kinase yields MNKYLKKTKIIATLGPASSSKEVMLDLMKAGVDIFRINFSHADYDLVRKNIEIIRELNSEYGYSVGILGDLQGPKLRVGVVKEGSYLNPGDVLTFTNEKMEGDSTKVYMTYQQFPQDVKVGERILIDDGKLVLEVTETNEVDTVKAKTIQGGPLSSKKGVNLPNTQVSLPALTEKDIQDANFMLDMEVDWIALSFVRHAQDIIDLKELIAGHPNGKFKTPIIAKIEKPEGVKNIDEILLECDGLMVARGDLGVEVPMEEVPAIQKNLVEKARFYSKPVIIATQMMETMINSLTPTRAEVNDVANSVLDGADAVMLSGETSVGRYPVQVVENMAKIVKNIETTHFYQHKNEPIEKDYNCIDERFITNRVCLAAVRIAKTTNVSAIVTLTHSGYTAFQLAAHRPNSHIIVYSGNRRVITMLNLLWGVHAYYYDMKKSTDETIIQVNMLTHNYGYIETGDFVININATPSYEGGKTNTLRLTTV; encoded by the coding sequence ATGAATAAGTATTTAAAGAAGACAAAAATTATCGCAACACTAGGGCCTGCTTCTTCGTCGAAGGAGGTAATGTTAGATCTGATGAAGGCGGGTGTTGATATTTTCAGAATAAATTTTTCACATGCAGATTACGACTTAGTTCGAAAAAATATTGAAATAATTAGAGAGCTGAACAGCGAGTATGGTTATTCAGTGGGTATTCTGGGAGATCTTCAGGGGCCTAAGCTAAGAGTAGGTGTTGTAAAAGAAGGTTCGTATCTGAATCCCGGGGATGTTCTTACTTTCACCAATGAAAAGATGGAAGGAGACTCTACCAAGGTGTATATGACCTATCAACAGTTTCCTCAGGATGTAAAAGTAGGGGAAAGAATCCTTATCGATGACGGTAAGCTGGTATTGGAGGTTACCGAAACCAATGAAGTAGACACTGTAAAAGCTAAAACGATACAGGGGGGGCCTCTAAGTTCTAAAAAAGGAGTGAACTTACCTAATACACAGGTTTCTCTTCCTGCACTGACAGAGAAGGATATTCAGGATGCCAACTTCATGCTTGACATGGAAGTGGACTGGATCGCCCTTTCTTTTGTACGTCATGCTCAGGATATCATTGACCTGAAAGAATTGATCGCCGGACACCCGAACGGTAAATTCAAAACTCCGATTATTGCAAAAATTGAAAAACCTGAAGGGGTAAAAAATATTGACGAAATCCTGTTGGAATGCGACGGACTTATGGTTGCCCGTGGTGACCTTGGTGTAGAAGTTCCGATGGAGGAAGTTCCTGCCATCCAGAAAAACCTGGTAGAAAAAGCAAGATTCTACTCCAAGCCTGTAATCATTGCTACCCAGATGATGGAAACGATGATCAACAGCTTAACGCCAACAAGAGCGGAAGTAAATGACGTAGCAAACTCCGTATTGGATGGAGCGGATGCGGTAATGCTTTCAGGAGAAACTTCTGTAGGTAGATATCCGGTACAGGTGGTAGAAAACATGGCTAAAATTGTGAAAAACATTGAAACCACCCATTTCTACCAACACAAGAACGAACCGATCGAAAAAGACTACAACTGTATCGATGAACGATTCATTACGAACAGGGTATGTCTTGCAGCGGTAAGAATTGCCAAAACAACGAACGTTTCTGCAATCGTTACGCTAACGCATTCAGGATATACGGCTTTCCAGCTTGCCGCACACAGACCTAATTCCCACATCATTGTATACAGTGGTAACAGAAGAGTAATTACGATGCTGAACCTTCTTTGGGGTGTTCACGCTTATTATTACGATATGAAAAAATCTACCGACGAGACCATCATCCAGGTGAATATGTTAACGCATAATTACGGTTATATTGAAACCGGAGATTTCGTAATCAATATCAATGCGACTCCATCGTATGAAGGTGGAAAGACAAATACTTTGAGACTGACGACGGTATAA
- a CDS encoding NADPH-dependent FMN reductase: MSKVIGIIAGSLRRESFSKKIARALLPMVPQDFAFRIISIEDLPIYNQDFDDHDNVPESYVKFRDEIRSIDGIIFVTPEHNRSVPAALKNAIDVGSRPAGKNVWDGKPGAVFSNSPGNLSAFGANHHVRQSLVFLNIPVMQQPEVYLPHIDKVWDENGNLKDEKVKDFLQKAVDAYIEWFKKNRVPDGNPET; this comes from the coding sequence ATGAGCAAGGTAATTGGAATTATAGCCGGAAGCCTGCGCAGGGAATCTTTCTCCAAAAAGATTGCGAGGGCGTTACTTCCCATGGTACCTCAGGATTTTGCGTTCAGAATCATTTCCATTGAGGATTTACCAATCTACAATCAGGATTTTGATGACCATGACAACGTTCCTGAGTCCTATGTAAAGTTCAGGGATGAGATAAGAAGCATTGATGGAATTATTTTTGTGACTCCGGAGCATAACCGTTCCGTTCCTGCTGCCTTGAAGAATGCGATTGATGTAGGATCAAGACCTGCAGGCAAGAATGTTTGGGATGGAAAACCAGGTGCGGTATTCAGCAATTCACCGGGAAACCTGTCTGCTTTCGGGGCCAATCATCATGTAAGGCAGAGTCTTGTATTTCTCAATATTCCTGTCATGCAACAACCGGAAGTTTATCTCCCCCATATTGATAAGGTATGGGATGAAAACGGAAATCTGAAGGATGAGAAAGTAAAAGATTTCCTTCAAAAGGCGGTGGATGCCTACATTGAATGGTTTAAAAAGAATAGGGTTCCTGATGGAAACCCGGAAACCTGA
- a CDS encoding aldehyde dehydrogenase family protein produces the protein MEQLIESKLIKADKAFSVWRKVPFEERQKLIAKAAEILKNNSEKFGRIITTEMNKPISESIAEVEKCALMMHYYADAENILKPEKVESEFAYSEVHYAPKGVILGVMPWNFPFWQVLRFAVPAMLAGNTVVLKHASICFGSGNAIEEVLLEAGFPEGIFQNLEVGHKVVKEILEHDAVKGVSLTGSGKAGGEVASIAGLNIKKSLLELGGSDAFIIFDDADLEAAAKAGVKSRLQNCGQTCTAAKRFIIDENIEDQFLPIFIEEYKKYEIGDPLNKETKLAGMARPDLADELEAQFNRALENGAEIIIPLERVSENEFKPGLIRVQEGNPILKEELFGPLGMIMTAKNDEEALQIANDIPFGLSNSVWTKNKDRQLFFIDNLESGTVNINRMTSSDPRFPFGGSKASGYGTELSLLALKEFVTAKTIVGN, from the coding sequence ATGGAACAATTAATTGAAAGCAAGCTTATTAAAGCAGATAAAGCGTTTTCAGTATGGAGAAAAGTGCCGTTTGAGGAAAGGCAGAAGTTAATTGCAAAAGCAGCAGAAATTTTAAAAAATAATTCAGAGAAATTTGGAAGGATCATTACTACAGAAATGAATAAACCGATTTCGGAATCAATTGCTGAGGTAGAGAAATGTGCTTTGATGATGCACTATTATGCCGATGCAGAAAATATTTTAAAACCTGAAAAAGTTGAATCCGAATTTGCTTACTCTGAAGTACATTACGCTCCGAAAGGGGTTATTCTTGGTGTTATGCCATGGAACTTTCCTTTCTGGCAGGTATTGAGATTTGCTGTTCCGGCAATGTTGGCCGGAAATACAGTGGTTTTGAAGCATGCTTCAATTTGTTTCGGAAGTGGAAACGCCATCGAAGAAGTTCTTTTGGAAGCAGGTTTTCCGGAAGGTATTTTCCAGAATCTTGAAGTGGGGCACAAAGTCGTAAAAGAAATCCTTGAGCATGATGCGGTAAAAGGAGTGAGCCTTACAGGGAGTGGAAAAGCAGGAGGAGAAGTAGCCTCAATAGCAGGTTTAAATATCAAAAAATCCTTACTTGAATTGGGTGGAAGTGATGCATTTATCATTTTTGATGATGCGGATCTTGAAGCAGCTGCAAAAGCAGGAGTAAAATCCAGGCTTCAAAACTGTGGCCAGACCTGTACGGCTGCAAAAAGATTTATCATTGATGAAAATATTGAAGATCAGTTCTTACCCATCTTCATTGAAGAATATAAAAAATATGAAATAGGAGATCCACTTAATAAAGAAACCAAGCTGGCCGGAATGGCAAGGCCGGATCTTGCTGATGAGCTGGAAGCCCAGTTCAACAGGGCCCTGGAAAATGGTGCTGAAATCATTATTCCTTTGGAAAGGGTTTCGGAAAACGAGTTTAAACCGGGACTGATCAGAGTTCAGGAAGGGAACCCTATCTTGAAAGAAGAACTTTTCGGCCCTCTTGGCATGATCATGACTGCCAAAAATGATGAGGAGGCATTACAGATTGCCAACGATATTCCTTTCGGGCTTTCCAATTCTGTATGGACAAAAAATAAAGACCGTCAGCTATTCTTTATTGATAACCTTGAATCCGGAACAGTCAATATCAACAGAATGACCAGTTCTGACCCGCGTTTTCCGTTTGGAGGGTCAAAGGCTTCAGGATACGGAACGGAGCTTTCTTTACTGGCTTTAAAAGAGTTTGTAACCGCAAAGACAATTGTAGGCAATTAA
- the catB gene encoding type B chloramphenicol O-acetyltransferase, producing MKNFFESPFKGKIIKDHIQNPNIIAGKYSYYSGYYHGHSFDDCARYLLPDRDDVDKLIIGSYCSIGTGASFIMCGNQGHRHDWISSFPFFYMSEVESFRNSKDAFEPAGDTVIGNDVWIGTEAMIMPGITIGDGAVIGSRALITRDVEPYTIMGGNPAKPIKKRFSDHHIELLLEMKWWEWDEHILKDAIPVLCSADIALLYEFYKKIK from the coding sequence ATGAAAAATTTCTTTGAAAGTCCTTTTAAAGGCAAAATCATAAAAGACCATATTCAGAATCCCAATATCATTGCCGGTAAATATTCTTATTATTCAGGATATTATCACGGGCATTCTTTTGATGACTGTGCCCGGTATCTCCTTCCGGACAGAGATGATGTGGATAAGCTGATCATAGGATCTTATTGCTCCATAGGTACAGGTGCGAGTTTCATCATGTGCGGAAACCAGGGGCATAGACACGACTGGATTTCAAGCTTTCCTTTCTTTTATATGTCAGAAGTAGAATCTTTCCGGAATAGTAAGGATGCTTTTGAACCGGCTGGGGATACCGTCATTGGGAATGATGTCTGGATAGGGACAGAGGCGATGATTATGCCCGGAATTACAATCGGGGATGGCGCAGTTATTGGCAGCCGGGCTTTGATTACCAGAGATGTGGAACCTTATACTATAATGGGTGGAAATCCTGCAAAACCGATAAAAAAAAGATTCAGTGATCATCATATAGAGCTGCTGCTTGAAATGAAATGGTGGGAATGGGATGAGCATATTCTGAAAGATGCCATACCGGTACTGTGTTCTGCAGATATAGCTCTGCTGTATGAATTTTATAAAAAAATAAAATAA